A genomic stretch from Acidobacteriota bacterium includes:
- a CDS encoding integration host factor subunit beta — protein MTKAELVNEVASSTQLTKKHAEIIVNTVFDSIVHSLKEGEKIELRGFGSFRIRNRGPRMGRNPKTGEKVQVPAKRIPYFKPGKELRELLNAK, from the coding sequence ATGACCAAGGCCGAGCTGGTGAACGAAGTGGCCAGTTCCACCCAGCTCACCAAGAAGCATGCCGAAATCATCGTCAATACGGTGTTCGACAGCATCGTACACTCGCTCAAAGAAGGCGAGAAGATCGAGCTGCGCGGATTCGGTTCTTTCCGCATCCGCAACCGCGGGCCGCGGATGGGCCGCAACCCGAAGACCGGCGAAAAGGTGCAGGTGCCGGCGAAGCGAATTCCGTACTTCAAGCCCGGCAAGGAGCTGCGCGAGCTCCTCAACGCGAAGTAG
- a CDS encoding HIT domain-containing protein yields MNSLATPWRSQYVEGQAGPRGSGQAEQSAKSCFFCDASANPDDDDSLVVFEGADHLVLLNRFPYASGHLMVAPKNHRARPEDDSPATQAAFWPLVLRCRDILNRAYQPDGFNLGMNLGSAAGAGVPDHYHFHIVPRWRGDTNFMSSVGEVRVIPEDSFAARDRLRQLF; encoded by the coding sequence GTGAACAGCCTGGCGACGCCCTGGAGGTCACAGTACGTGGAGGGTCAAGCCGGGCCGCGAGGGTCCGGCCAGGCGGAGCAATCCGCCAAGAGTTGTTTCTTCTGCGACGCTTCTGCGAACCCCGACGACGATGATTCGCTGGTGGTCTTCGAAGGCGCGGACCACCTGGTATTGCTCAACCGATTTCCCTACGCCAGCGGGCACCTGATGGTCGCCCCCAAGAACCACCGAGCGCGGCCGGAGGACGATTCTCCGGCCACCCAGGCGGCCTTCTGGCCGCTGGTTCTGCGCTGCCGCGACATCCTGAACCGGGCCTACCAGCCGGACGGTTTCAATTTGGGCATGAACCTGGGGAGCGCTGCCGGCGCCGGCGTGCCGGACCACTATCACTTCCATATCGTGCCGCGCTGGCGCGGCGACACCAATTTCATGAGCAGCGTCGGCGAAGTGCGGGTGATCCCGGAGGACAGCTTCGCCGCCCGCGACCGCCTGCGACAACTCTTCTAG